From the Purpureocillium takamizusanense chromosome 6, complete sequence genome, one window contains:
- a CDS encoding uncharacterized protein (SECRETED:SignalP(1-24~SECRETED:cutsite=AFA-LR~SECRETED:prob=0.3597)~EggNog:ENOG503NXIW~COG:G) encodes MFSTPLLRWGALFSVAAAVALAFALRLQQQQQQQVQFPFADVPSSTPYSPSSDSSGPARTYCYGSVRTQDDAQPAARCFSVRDGRFTRVYADDKILEAESESGTGSEAGAGAGAGPEPPARVTVVAADGHVIPGLWDGHGHLLQYGQLLHSVDLFGSASLDEARDRIAAYRAANPGAGTRDSWIRGVGWDQAVFGHMPTAQDIEHDARLAGAYMMLDRIDVHCVWVSQAVLDLLPADVPDVPGGEVIRDPGMGVFCDNAMDQILALWPEPSLESKVRAVKTALRRLNAVGLVGVHDASSTPADHRMYAAMADDDDDDDDDGSWTVRVYAMLECPERRNSFCVEHAARVERPDHMFAVRSVKLFADGALGSWGSAMLEPYADHPWSSGSLLINASDLVAVTGAWAAAGFQVNIHAIGDLANRNAIAAFEAALRQQCPDDGGEDEDEDGDGDGDENNNADGDQDADADADADGALARCQARHHRFRIEHAQIIHPDDQRRMRALGIIPSIQPTHATSDMKYALARLGHLRADTEAYRMRSLLDAGLPLVLGSDFPVEPPNPFHGIYAAVTRKSPATGRGLDGARHGWHADQALTLDEALAGFTTGPAYGAFLDGRAGTIREGAFADWVVLDEPLDGLDVEKLRTLKVRETWVAGRRVYARDER; translated from the exons aTGTTTTCCACGCCGCTGCTCCGCTGGGGAGCTCtcttctccgtcgccgccgccgtcgccctggcctTTGCCCTGCGcctacagcagcagcagcagcagcaagtgCAGTTTCCCTTTGCCGACGTTccgtcatcgacgccctactccccctcctccgacagcagcggcccAGCCCGCACCTACTGCTACGGCAGCGTACGGACCCAGgacgacgcccagcccgcggcgcgctgcttctccgtgcgcgacggccgctTCACGCGCGTCTATGCCGATGACAAGATCCTCGAAgccgagtccgagtccgGGACTGGGTCCGaggccggagccggagccggagctggGCCCGAGCCGCCAGCAcgcgtcaccgtcgtcgccgccgacgggcacGTCATCCCCGGCCTGTgggacggccacggccacctgCTGCAGTACGGACAGCTCCTGCACTCGGTCGACCTCTTCGGGTCCGCGTCGCTCGACGAAGCGCGcgaccgcatcgccgcctACCGCGCCGCAAACCCGGGCGCCGGCACCAGGGACAGCTGGatccgcggcgtcggctgggACCAGGCTGTCTTTGGGCACATGCCCACCGCG CAAGACATTGAGCACGATGCTCGCCTCGCAGGCGCCTACATGATGCTCGACCGCATCGACGTGCACTGCGTCTGGGTCTCccaggccgtcctcgacctgctgcccgccgacgtccccgacgtgcccggcggcgaggtcatcCGCGACCCGGGCATGGGCGTCTTCTGCGACAACGCCATGGACCAGATCCTCGCGCTTTGGCCCGAGCCGTCCCTCGAGAGCAAGgtccgcgccgtcaagaccgccctgcgccgcctcaacgccgtcggcctcgtcggcgtgcaCGACGCCAGCTCCACCCCGGCCGACCACCGCATgtacgccgccatggccgacgacgacgacgacgacgacgacgatggctcGTGGACCGTCCGCGTCTACGCCATGCTCGAGTGCCCCGAGAGGAGAAACTCCTTTtgcgtcgagcacgccgcccgcgtcgagcgcccCGACCACATGTTCGCCGTCCGCAGCGTCAAGCTcttcgccgacggcgccctcggcagCTGGGGCAGCGCCATGCTCGAGCCCTACGCCGACCACCCCTGGAGCTCCGGCTCGCTCCTCATCAACGCCtccgacctcgtcgccgtgaccggggcctgggccgccgccggcttccaGGTCAACATCCACGCCATCGGCGACCTTGCCAACcgcaacgccatcgccgcctttgaGGCCGCCCTCCGTCAGCAGTGcccggacgacggcggcgaggacgaggacgaggacggggacggggacggggacgaaAACAACAACGCTGATGGCGACCAGGACGCTGACGCTGACGCTGACGCTgatggcgccctcgcccgctgccAGGCCCGCCATCACCGCTTCCGCATCGAGCACGCCCAAATCATCCACCCAGACGACCAGCGCCGCAtgcgcgccctcggcatcATCCCCTCCATCCAGCCCACCCACGCCACCTCGGACATGAAgtacgccctcgcccgcctcggccacctgCGCGCCGACACCGAGGCTTACCGCATGCGCTCCCTGCTCGACGCTGGcctccccctcgtcctcggcagcgACTTCCCCGTCGAGCCCCCCAACCCCTTCCACGGCATCTAtgccgccgtcacccgcAAGAGCcccgccaccggccgcggcctcgacggtgcCCGCCACGGCTGGCACGCCGACCAGGCCCTCACCCTCGACGAAGCCCTCGCCGGCTTCACCACTGGCCCCGCCTACGGCGCCTTTCTCGACGGCAGGGCTGGCACCATCCGCGAGGGCGCCTTTGCTGACTgggtcgtcctcgacgagcccctcgacggcctcgacgtcgagaagctgcggACGCTCAAGGTTCGGGAGACATGGGTCGCCGGCAGAAGGGTGTATGCTCGCGATGAGCGGTGA
- a CDS encoding uncharacterized protein (SECRETED:SignalP(1-19~SECRETED:cutsite=ALA-MH~SECRETED:prob=0.5597)) → MKFSSAATIIAALAGGALAMHSEGAKPMDMDMNMARDSGMPAADSKHDTETIAGLVRKAGSGELMEEHEKRQLDALTKLLGVINKRMENRMEVTDMEKRQLGNLLGDLGGLGDLGDLTGKGKSPGTGDDAKGPFGEDSAGGLPGGAAAPVAGAPVAAAPVAGAPIGGGTGGSGLTKRGGKPGGSGAGGGLNGDDVFGGAGTRNGGSGAGAGGAIDDNVVGGGAGLGHISRRDDDFFHKRNTAPRPMSDMEKVKRQLDVLTGLLGGLLGGGNS, encoded by the coding sequence ATGAAGTTCAGCAGTGCTGCCACCATCATTGCCGCtctggccggcggcgccctcgccatgcACAGCGAGGGTGCCAAGcccatggacatggacatgaATATGGCCAGGGACAGcggcatgcccgccgccgacagcaaGCACGACACCGAGACCATTGCCGGACTGGTGAGGAAGGCCGGCTCCGGCGAGCTCATGGAGGAGCACGAGAAGCGACAGCTGGACGCCCTCAccaagctcctcggcgtcatcaacaAGCGCATGGAAAATCGCATGGAGGTGACCGACATGGAGAAGCGACAGCTCGGCAatctcctcggcgacctaggcggcctcggcgacctcggcgacctAACCGGCAAAGGCAAGTCGCCGGGCACCGGTGACGATGCGAAGGGTCCTTTCGGTGAGGACTCCGCCGGCGGtctccccggcggcgctgctgcccccgtCGCTGGTGCccccgtcgctgctgcccccgTCGCTGGTGCCCCGATCGGCGGTGGCACCGGCGGCAGTGGCCTGACGAAGCGAGGTGGCAAGCCAGGCGGCTCTGGCGCCGGAGGTGGCTTGAACGGTGATGacgtctttggcggcgcgggcactCGCAACGGCGGAAGTGGCgccggagctggcggcgctatcgacgacaacgtcgttggcggcggcgcgggcctcggcCACATTTCTCGTCGtgacgacgacttcttccACAAACGCAACACGGCTCCCCGGCCCATGAGCGACATGGAAAAGGTCAAGCGACAGCTCGATGTGCTCACCGGTCTCCTTGGCGgtctccttggcggcggtAATTCCTAG
- a CDS encoding uncharacterized protein (SECRETED:SignalP(1-19~SECRETED:cutsite=ASS-AP~SECRETED:prob=0.5066)) — translation MHAKLLFCAAYMLTRAASSAPGGSSIPWCLDNRVKYHDLSNEDYANRMANEYNCHNPVLGRCNPDTQLCVYEEARPDNVQPLSDNGWTVAYSQKSVKCYEACPHEITHHNCRLSPAGMGETYVRCGLNAEDALTPV, via the exons ATGCACGCCAAGCTCCTTTTCTGCGCCGCCTACATGCTCACGAGGGCGGCCTCCAGCGCCCCCGGCGGCTCCAGCATCCCGTGGTGCCTCGACAACCGGGTCAAGTACCACGACTTGTCGAACGAAGACTATGCGAACCGTATGGCAAACGAGTACAACTGTCACAATCCGGTCCTGGGC AGATGCAATCCTGACACTCAGCTATGCGTCTATGAGGAGGCCCGACCTGACAACGTACAGCCCTTATCGGACAATGGATGGACAGTCGCGTACTCCCAGAAGTCCGTTAAGTGTTACGAAGCG TGCCCGCACGAGATAACTCATCACAACTGCCGTCTCAGCCCAGCAGGCATGGGCGAGACGTATGTCAGATGCGGCCTCAATGCGGAAGATGCTCTGACTCCTGtataa
- the mrpl8 gene encoding 54S ribosomal protein L8, mitochondrial (BUSCO:EOG09264MZ1~COG:J~EggNog:ENOG503P1YY) — MAGGLVKYRHLSRNSSARQALLRGLVTQLVQHEHIQTTYAKAKEAQRLAEKLITLAKRNNEPCRRSAQGILYTPHILLPKLFGELRNRYLPREGGYTRVTRTEPKNTYDQGESAILEFVDGPKDSRFMMTAKAVARDRMLGRQSTPLTRQNMKKVTQFRGEEDFENMVQRFMGLKTDESIPSTAAVAADIAPEPAKTPEAPRPAR, encoded by the exons atggccggcggcctcgtcaagTACCGGCACCTCAGCCGCAACTCGTCGGCGCGACaggccctgctgcgcggcctcgtcacGCAGCTCGTGCAGCACGAGCACATCCAGACGACATACGCAAAGGCCAAAGAGGCGCAGCGGCTGGCCGAGAAGCTGATAACGCTGGCCAAGAGGAACAATGAGCCCTGTCGGAGATCGGCCCAGGGTATTCTTTAC ACACCACACATCCTGCTTCCGAAGCTCTTTGGCGAGCTGCGGAACCGATACCTGCCCCGCGAAGGAGGGTACACCCGCGTGACGCGCACCGAGCCCAAGAACACATACGACCAAGGCGAGAGCGCCATCCTCGAATTCGTCGATGGCCCCAAGGACTCGCGCTTCATGatgacggccaaggcggtgGCCCGCGACCGTATGCTCGGCCGGCAGTCGACTCCCCTGACGAGGCAAAACATGAAGAAGGTGACGCAGTTCCGCGGTGAGGAGGACTTTGAGAACATGGTGCAGCGCTTCATGGGTTTGAAGACGGACGAGAGTATACCGAGCACAGCGGCCGTTGCTGCCGATATTGCACCAGAACCCGCAAAGACGCCCGAAGCTCCGCGACCGGCGAGGTGA
- the UTP25 gene encoding rRNA-binding ribosome biosynthesis protein utp25 (EggNog:ENOG503NWH6~COG:K~BUSCO:EOG09261XZ6) produces the protein MPPRGRGGNFRGRGSRGRGGRGGRGRGRGSSRFGPTRRFDGDRLAEKDESEDSLSEESEDEEQAEELNDIASDDDEDEKPAARPYMALLQSFNEIGAPKAKRRKLEHSEPRKETDELESDQDEAVVGEDVDRVDEEEEDPAAGAAEQPENDSDSEDEEDSSDPFDAHFAHAHEIASAKAVKAVKDEQWTTKRTMMQSLRTTLMSPGPGSDLEAPRPASGLDDFMLKNKLKETSAKKFAKLDETQKTLMPLLFDYRDILHCGRTAKNAEGMRKAVCLHALNHVFKTRDRVIKNNYKLAKDGENTELEFRDQGFTRPKVLFLLPTRNSCARIVNIIRDLCGSDQQENRKRFDDSYIEKESNFGSDRPEDFRELFEGNDDDMFRLGVKFTRKTIKYFAQFYNSDILFASPLGLRMAIGSEEDKKKTDFDFLSSIEMVVVDQADALLMQNWEHVEYIFEHLNLQPKDAHGCDFSRVRSWYLEDWAKYFRQTIILSAFNTPELTELQRMHCHNWAGKVRLQPEYPGVIQQLGIKAKQTFSRFQSHSVDKDPDARFEYFVSAIVPTLVKRAKDSNGTLLFVPSYLDFVRVRNYFANSPTMSSVTFGAISEYTDVPEASRARSHFLTGRHRVLLYTERAHHFRRYQFRGVQKVIFYGLPDNPIFYKEIAGDYLSKSEQDLKIEPGQGTVRVMFSKYDVMKLERIAGSKRAGKMIQDRGDTFDFI, from the exons ggTCAAGTCGGTTTGGACCAACTCGAAGGTTTGATGGAGACCGACTGGCCGAAAAGGATGA ATCGGAAGATTCGCTCAGCGAAGAGAGTGAAGATGAGGAGCAAGCAGAAGAGTTAAACGACATCGCgtccgacgatgacgaggatgagaagcccgccgcgcggccCTATATGGCTCTGCTCCAAAGCTTCAACGAAATTGGTGCTCCGAAAGCAAAGAGGCGAAAGCTTGAACATTCGGAACCGCGCAAGGAGACTGACGAATTGGAGTCTGATCAAGATGAAGCTgtggtcggcgaggacgtcgatcgggttgatgaggaggaggaggaccccgccgctggcgccgccgagcagccaGAAAATGACTCGGACTCtgaggatgaagaggacTCAAGTGATCCATTCGATGCGCACTTTGCCCACGCACACGAGATAGCATCTGCAAAGGCGGTCAAGGcggtcaaggacgagcaATGGACGACAAAGCGTACCATGATGCAGTCATTACGCACTACCCTCATGTCACCGGGGCCTGGGAGCGACTTGGAAGCACCGCGACCCGCGTCCGGTCTGGACGACTTTATGCTCAAGAACAAGCTGAAGGAGACCTCTGCGAAGAAGTTTGCTAAGTTGGATGAGACACAAAAGACGCTCATGCCCCTCCTGTTCGACTACAGAGATATTCTGCACTGCGGACGAACAGCCAAGAATGCGGAGGGTATGCGGAAAGCTGTTTGCTTGCATGCGCTAAATCATGTCTTCAA GACGCGAGACCGAGTCATCAAGAACAACTACAAGCTCGCCAAGGACGGGGAAAACACAGAACTTGAGTTCAGAGACCAGGGCTTTACGCGTCCAAAAGTTCTCTTCCTCTTGCCAACCAGGAACTCCTGCGCTCGCATTGTCAACATCATCCGAGACCTCTGCGGCTCAGATCAGCAAGAGAATCGCAAGCGGTTCGACGACTCCTACATCGAAAAGGAGTCAAACTTTGGCAGCGACCGCCCAGAGGATTTCCGAGAGCTGTTTGAGGGCAACGACGATGATATGTTTCGCCTGGGAGTCAAGTTTACACGCAAGACAATCAAATACTTTGCCCAGTTCTACAACTCGGACATACTGTTTGCAAGCCCGCTTGGCCTGCGCATGGCCATTGGTtccgaggaggacaagaagaagacaGACTTTGACTTCCTGAGCTCCATCGAaatggtcgtcgtcgatcaGGCCGACGCCTTGCTCATGCAGAATTGGGAACACGTCGAATACATCTTTGAGCACCTCAACCTGCAACCCAAGGACGCGCACGGCTGTGACTTTAGTCGCGTGCGGAGCTGGTACTTGGAGGACTGGGCGAAATATTTCCGGCAGACGATTATCCTGTCGGCTTTCAATACCCCTGAGCTCACTGAGCTGCAGAGGATGCACTGCCATAATTGGGCTGGCAAGGTCAGACTACAGCCAGAGTATCCCGGTGTCATCCAACAActcggcatcaaggccaagcagACATTTTCCCGCTTCCAGTCTCACTCGGTCGACAAGGACCCGGATGCGAGGTTCGAGTACTTTGTGTCCGCCATCGTGCCTACGCTGGTCAAGCGGGCAAAGGACTCCAACGGCACCCTCCTCTTCGTTCCGTCATACCTCGACTTCGTGCGTGTTCGCAACTATTTTGCAAACTCGCCAACCATGAGCAGTGTCACGTTTGGCGCCATATCCGAATATACCGATGTTCCGGAGGCATCCCGTGCCAGGTCCCATTTCCTCACTGGCCGGCACCGCGTGCTGCTTTACACGGAGCGCGCGCATCACTTCCGCCGATACCAGTTCCGAGGCGTCCAGAAAGTCATATTTTACGGGCTGCCCGACAACCCCATATTCTACAAAGAGATCGCAGGGGACTACCTGAGCAAGAGCGAACAAGATCTCAAGATCGAGCCGGGGCAGGGCACAGTGAGGGTCATGTTTTCCAAGTACGATGTCATGAAGTTGGAGAGAATCGCTGGTTCCAAGAGAGCTGGCAAGATGATACAAGACCGCGGCGACACGTTTGACTTTATCTAG
- a CDS encoding uncharacterized protein (COG:T~EggNog:ENOG503P4QN): MTPSGSSISTTTTANLSTTAELDALAATDVREPIPAAALAPALTSPPFIPTRSLINLRDVGAVPGSAVPAGRFYRSGAMDAAAADPDALAWLAANVRRVFDMRLARERARAPDPAVPGVDNVWYDDSDGGGGYPDPVLADFAVDGGRPAWRAQYLAVAHNYRPVIRAVLEHVRDRPEEPVLFHCTAGRDRTGVLAGLLHHLAGTDPEAAARDYMLSRIGTEPARDKLTHFAMATVGITDPDTPGFVNLISLRPDLWAAFLEGLQDEFGGWDGYVVKSLGLSPEDLAKIKANMRP; encoded by the exons ATGACacccagcggcagcagcatcagcaccaccaccaccgctaaCCTATCGACCACGGCCGaactcgacgccctcgccgccaccgacgtgCGCGAGCccatccccgccgccgccctcgcccccgcgctgacctcgccgcccttcaTCCCCACCCGCTCGCTCATCAACCTGCGCGACGTGGGCGCCGTgcccggcagcgccgtgcccgcgggCCGCTTCTACCGCTCGGGAgccatggacgccgccgccgccgaccccgacgccctggcctggctcgccgccaacgtccGCCGCGTCTTCGACATGCGCCTCGCCagggagcgcgcgcgcgccccggACCCGGCCGTCCCGGGCGTCGACAACGTCTGGtacgacgacagcgacggcggcggcggctatcCGGACcccgtgctcgccgacttcgccgtcgacggcgggcggcccgcctGGAGAGCGCAGTacctggccgtcgcccacaACTACCGCCCCGTCATCCGCGCGGTGCTGGAACACGTGCGCGACCGCCCGGAGGAGCCCGTGCTCTTTCACTGCACCG CTGGACGGGACCGCAccggcgtcttggccggcctgctgcatcacctcgccggcactgaccccgaggccgccgcgcgcgactACATGCTGTCACGCATCGGCACGGAGCCCGCGCGCGACAAGCTCACGCACTTTGCCATGGCCACCGTGGGCATCACCGACCCCGACACGCCGGGCTTCGTCAACCTCATCAGCCTGCGGCCGGACCTCTGGGCCGCcttcctcgagggcctgcaggaCGAGTTTGGCGGCTGGGACGGCTACGTCGTCAAGAGCCTGGGCCTGTCCCCGGAGGATCtcgccaagatcaaggccaaCATGCGACCCTAG
- a CDS encoding uncharacterized protein (EggNog:ENOG503NV94~COG:I~TransMembrane:8 (i113-132o152-172i202-221o280-300i368-385o414-431i452-469o481-503i)), which yields MNGRAASRQSLSHEEKMGLLEERTISDAESEGSSSSSNTVDFERRPIFDSSKTPSYASVAAIPSEFLRSTAWRSLIVRTFIFLTPSFLQGRHAREQICPAKLSPTAYLDGMRGLAALFVFFCHYFYQAFVIAEGWGCSTTNYHILKLPFLRLWYQGPPAVCVFFVISGYALSYRPLKLIRSRSFGDFSTTMSSLVFRRGIRLYLPTAISTFMIIGLLRIGAYEWTREFANNRTYMKVVVEPHPARMESAYAQYRDWAIHMFRFVHVFGWDKFGGSTSYDVHLWTIPVEFRCSLYLFLVIIGTARLQSKLRFLVVGAIMCFVYRHSRWELFLFYCGMLLAEWDHVRGAHSPTPSLPLDEKPSFGSRRPLWKTIFWALVSILGLYLMCQPDGRGEITPGWVYLSSLIPKWWAEEKYRYWQSTGAVVFVLAVGHSKGWQRFFNTPVVQYFGKISYALYLMHGPAMHTVGYHWEKWAYGVTGVQGYWYNTGFVLGSVFCIPTVIWWADVFWRAVDIPTVKFAKWFEQKCIAKD from the exons ATGAACGGACGTGCCGCCTCGAGGCAGAGCCTCTCCCATGAGGAGAAGATGGGCCTCCTTGAAGAGCGGACCATCTCGGATGCCGAGagcgagggcagcagcagcagcagcaacactGTTGATTTCGAACGACGCCCTATCTTTGACTCCTCGAAAACACCCTCATATGCTTcagtcgccgccatcccctCTGAATTCCTACGTTCGACGGCCTGGCGCAGCCTAATAGTCCGCACCTTCATCTTCCTGACACCTAGTTTCTTGCAGGGCCGCCATGCTAGGGAGCAAATATGCCCGGCGAAGCTGTCCCCGACCGCTTATCTCGATGGCATGCGCGGCCTTGCTgctctcttcgtcttcttctgtCACTACTTCTACCAGGCTTTCGTTATTGCTGAGGGTTGGGGCTGCAGCACGACCAACTACCATATTCTGAAGCTTCCATTCCTTCGGCTTTGGTATCAGGGACCACCCGCCGTCtgcgtcttcttcgtcatTTCCGGCTACGCCCTGTCCTATCGCCCGCTGAAGCTCATCCGCAGTCGATCCTTTGGAGACTTCTCTACCACGATGAGCTCGCTTGTGTTCCGCAGGGGAATCCGTCTTTATCTTCCAACGGCCATCTCGACATTCATGATTATTGGACTGTTGAGGATCGGAGCGTACGAGTGGACCCGGGAGTTCGCCAACAACCGGACCTACATGAAGGTCGTTGTCGAGCCACATCCTGCGAGGATGGAGAGCGCATACGCACAGTACAGAGACTGGGCCATTCACATGTTCAGATTTGTCCATGTTTTTGGCTGGGATAAATTTGGCGGGAGCACCT CCTACGACGTACACCTCTGGACTATTCCAGTCGAGTTTCGATGCTCTCTTTATCTTTTCCTGGTCATCATCGGCACGGCTCGATTGCAGTCGAAGCTCAGAttcctcgtcgttggcgctATCATGTGCTTTGTCTACCGTCACTCTCGCTGGGAGCTGTTTCTTTTTTACTGCGGCATGCTGCTGGCTGAGTGGGACCATGTGCGCGGCGCACACTCACCTACTCCCTCATTGCCTCTCGATGAGAAACCTTCATTCGGATCTCGCAGGCCCCTTTGGAAGACGATTTTCTGGGCATTGGTCAGCATTCTTGGACTGTACCTCATGTGCCAgcccgacggccgcggcgagatTACCCCTGGCTGGGTCTACCTATCGTCCCTCATCCCAAAGTGGTGGGCTGAGGAGAAATACCGCTACTGGCAGTCAaccggcgccgtcgtcttcgtcttggCCGTGGGACACTCGAAGGGCTGGCAACGATTTTTCAACACGCCTGTGGTCCAGTACTTTGGCAAAATTTCCTACGCCCTCTATCTTATGCACGGACCGGCAATGCACACGGTAGGATACCACTGGGAGAAGTGGGCATACGGAGTGACCGGCGTCCAGGGATATTGGTACAACACCGGCTTCGTCCTGGGGTCCGTGTTCTGCATCCCAACGGTGATCTGGTGGGCAGACGTTTTTTGGCGGGCCGTGGACATTCCGACGGTTAAGTTTGCCAAGTGGTTTGAACAAAAGTGCATAGCCAAGGATTGA
- a CDS encoding uncharacterized protein (COG:C~EggNog:ENOG503P7QY) — MGFATGFTGGVTLTLSLAYLSVLAHQRTRENQSRHLRAQALALQTLVDPIPQPLPPSRSEVAAAQRAASVEVAKDRWNEEVENAVRWVQNTDWVDVREDLEARVANLWARAFGGAVDGAEKAGEKLPPAVRQAEAAAREAGSSIASAGKAAFDKAKERGARYESAVEDKALEARLAGRRQIEKAEGEAKKKASEAQGVIASALEKGRDKAHEVVDKVKSAVGLAEEQVAATAAEAVNGTARSPVAKALQQRYEKPEAKVNRTVAEVLQERYTPIDKRDNTVLRGV, encoded by the exons ATGGGCTTCGCAACCGGCTTC ACGGGTGGCGTCACCCTGACGCTCTCCCTTGCCTATCTGTCGGTGCTCGCCCACCAGCGCACCCGCGAGAACCAGAGCCGGCACCTGCGAGCCCAGGCGCTCGCCCTGCAGACGCTCGTCGACCCGATCCCGCAgcccctgccgccgtcgcgctccgaggtcgctgccgcccaaaGGGCCGCGTCAGTCGAGGTCGCCAAAGACCGATGGAACGAGGAGGTCGAGAACGCCGTCCGGTGGGTGCAGAACACGGACTGGGTGGACGTGCgggaggacctcgaggctCGCGTAGCCAACCTCTGGGCCCGGGCATTTGgcggggccgtcgacggcgccgagaaggcgggcgagaagctgccgcccgcggtgcggcaggcggaggcggccgcacgggaggcaggcagcagtatcgccagcgccggcaaggccgcattcgacaaggccaaggagagGGGCGCGCGGTACGAGTCTGCGGTAGAGGACAAGGCCCTCGAAGCGCGACTCGCTGGCCGTAGGCAAATCGAAAAggcagagggcgaggccaagaagaaggcgtcCGAAGCTCAGGGCGTCATCGCCTCGGCGCTTGAGAAGGGCCGCGACAAGGCACATGAGGTCGTTGACAAGGTCAAGTCAGCTGTGGGCCTGGCCGAAGAGCAggttgccgccaccgccgccgaggctgtgaacgggacggcgaggagtCCCGTGGCAAAGGCGCTGCAGCAACGCTACGAGAagcccgaggccaaggtcaaCCGCACGGTGGCTGAGGTACTACAGGAGAGATATACGCCGATAGATAAGCGGGACAACACGGTGTTGAGGGGCGTGTAG
- the HEM2 gene encoding Porphobilinogen synthase (COG:H~EggNog:ENOG503NU9P~BUSCO:EOG092630N3): MSFSSLVQDLALRDANGSRASGPAPSVSTADDRTSHISRAMSYTSTAATSVSISGDISSQLHGGYFHPLARSWQAERQLTKSMLIYPIFVTDGDDDMILVPSLPGQHQLSVSRLVPFLEPLVRKGLRSVILFGVPMKPGCKDALGSAADDPEGPVIQAIRLIRRRFPQIFICTDVCLCEYTSHGHCGILRDDGSLNNQLSVDRISDVAIAYAKAGAHCVAPSDMNDGRIRAIKLKLIEEGIAHKTVLMSYSAKFSGCLYGPFRDAAGSAPSFGDRKCYQLPPGGRGLARRAITRDINEGADIIMVKPASQYLDIISDAKELGKDLPVAAYQVSGEYAMIHAGAKAGVFDLKTMAFESTEGILRAGATIVVSYFTPQFLDWLEH; the protein is encoded by the exons ATGTCCTTCTCCAGCCTTGTCCAGGACCTCGCGTTGCGCGACGCCAACGGTAGCCGTGCTTCGGGCCCGGCtccgtccgtctcgacgGCTGATGACCGGACATCGCACATCTCGCGCGCCATGTCGTACACCAGCACGGCTGCAACCAGTGTCAGCATCTCCGGCGACATCTCCAGCCAGCTTCACGGCGGCTATTTCCACCCTCTGGCCCGCTCCTGGCAAGCCGAGCGCCAGCTCACCAAG TCCATGCTCATCTACCCCATCTTCGTCActgatggcgacgacgacatgatcCTCGTTCCGTCTCTGCCGGGCCAGCACCAGCTAAGCGTCAGCCGCCTGGTCCCTTTCCTTGAGCCCCTCGTCCGCAAGGGTCTGCGCTCCGTCATCCTGTTCGGCGTTCCCATGAAGCCCGGTTGCAAAGATGCACTTGGCAGTGCCGCCGATGACCCCGAGGGCCCCGTCATCCAGGCTATCCGCCTCATCCGCCGTCGCTTCCCCCAAATCTTCATCTGCACCGATGTCTGCCTCTGCGAGTACACGTCACACGGACACTGCGGCATCCTCCGAGATGACGGCAGCCTCAACAACCAGCTCTCTGTTGACCGCATCTCCGATGTCGCCATTGCGTACGCCAAGGCCGGTGCCCACTGCGTTGCGCCTTCGGATATGAACGACGGGCGTATCCGTGCCATCAAACTGAAGCTGATTGAGGAAGGCATTGCACATAAGACGGTCCTGATGTCCTACTCTGCTAAGTTCTCCGGGTGCCTGTATGGGCCGttccgagacgccgccggctcTGCGCCGTCTTTTGGAGATCGCAAGTGCTACCAGCTGCCCCCTGGCGGTCGTGGCCTGGCCCGCCGGGCTATAACCCGCGACATCaacgagggcgccgacatcATTATGGTCAAGCCCGCTAGCCAGTACCTCGATATCATCAGCGATGCTAAGGAGCTGGGGAAGGACTTGCCAGTCGCCGCGTATCAGGTCAGCGGCGAGTATGCCATGatccacgccggcgccaaggcaGGAGTTTTCGACCTCAAGACCATGGCTTTTGAGTCCACCGAGGGCATTCTGCGCGCCGGAGCGACGATTGTTGTCAGCTACTTTACTCCTCAGTTCTTGGACTGGCTCGAGCACTGA